One genomic region from Candidatus Cybelea sp. encodes:
- the dapF gene encoding diaminopimelate epimerase gives MRMAVTKMHGARNDFVVVDRRREKDGNLPSFARWACDRHAGIGADGVIAIESSSLADARMRIFNADGSEAEMCGNGIRCAARWLDEAEAREGFTFETDAGSIATQIVSRGLEYAVRVAMGRPRIDDVFLGSLGSGSFVELGNPHVVVFRHGVDDLDLEIAGPQLQRDPAFPNGTNVHVAARNEEGLLNVRHWERGVGLTMACGTGAVACAAAAIRNGITASPVELLVPGGRLVVEWNGSGIAYLTGPAVRVFDTEVDIGHEIAP, from the coding sequence ATGCGCATGGCGGTTACGAAGATGCACGGCGCGCGGAACGACTTCGTCGTTGTCGATCGCCGCAGGGAGAAGGACGGCAATCTGCCGTCGTTTGCGCGTTGGGCCTGCGATCGCCACGCCGGCATCGGCGCGGACGGCGTGATTGCGATCGAGTCCTCGAGCCTAGCCGACGCGCGCATGCGGATCTTCAACGCGGATGGAAGCGAGGCCGAGATGTGCGGCAACGGTATCCGCTGTGCGGCGCGCTGGCTCGACGAGGCCGAAGCACGAGAGGGCTTTACCTTCGAGACGGACGCGGGCTCGATCGCCACGCAGATCGTCTCGCGCGGCCTCGAGTATGCGGTGCGCGTCGCGATGGGGCGCCCGCGAATCGATGACGTCTTCCTCGGATCACTCGGAAGCGGGTCGTTCGTCGAGCTCGGTAATCCTCACGTCGTCGTCTTTCGCCACGGCGTCGACGACCTGGATCTCGAGATCGCCGGGCCGCAGCTGCAGCGCGACCCGGCCTTTCCAAACGGAACGAACGTCCACGTGGCCGCGCGCAACGAAGAAGGATTGCTGAACGTTCGCCACTGGGAGCGTGGCGTCGGCCTGACGATGGCGTGCGGAACGGGCGCGGTCGCGTGTGCGGCCGCCGCGATCAGAAACGGGATAACAGCCTCGCCGGTCGAGCTGCTCGTTCCGGGGGGACGGCTCGTCGTCGAGTGGAACGGCAGCGGGATCGCATATCTCACCGGTCCGGCGGTTCGCGTTTTTGATACGGAAGTTGACATCGGGCATGAGATCGCACCATGA
- the miaA gene encoding tRNA (adenosine(37)-N6)-dimethylallyltransferase MiaA produces MSDGVLILAGATGSGKSEIAVKLARAFNAEIVGADSRQIYRGMPIGTAAPSAAQMAQVPHHLVGFLDPHERYSAARFTQDACDAIGDILRRGKRAIVTGGTGFYLRALCGGVELAPQYDDALRGRLAREALLHPPDFLFEWLVQRDPKRAGAIHPGDTYRVLRALEVALAGGSAARAGELQTLAGDGKRWTLVFLDVPLKELDRRIAERTARMLSSGFVDEAERVGEAAVAASAVGYPAAFAYLRGWSTLEELRASLERSTRQYARRQRTWFRREPATIWCTPESLATIVREKLKWRAN; encoded by the coding sequence GTGTCTGACGGCGTTCTGATACTCGCCGGCGCAACGGGGAGCGGAAAGAGCGAGATCGCCGTGAAGCTGGCGCGAGCGTTTAACGCGGAGATCGTCGGCGCCGATTCGCGCCAGATCTATCGAGGTATGCCGATCGGCACTGCGGCGCCCTCAGCGGCGCAGATGGCCCAGGTGCCGCATCATCTCGTCGGCTTTCTCGATCCGCACGAGCGCTATTCGGCGGCGCGGTTTACGCAGGACGCGTGCGATGCGATTGGCGATATCCTGCGGCGCGGAAAGCGCGCGATCGTCACCGGCGGAACCGGATTCTACTTGCGCGCGCTTTGCGGCGGCGTGGAGCTGGCGCCGCAGTACGACGACGCGCTGCGCGGTCGCCTCGCGCGCGAAGCGCTGCTGCATCCGCCGGATTTTCTCTTCGAATGGCTCGTGCAGCGCGATCCCAAACGCGCCGGCGCGATCCATCCGGGCGATACCTATCGAGTGCTTCGGGCGCTCGAAGTAGCGCTCGCCGGAGGATCGGCCGCGCGAGCGGGCGAGCTGCAAACGCTGGCCGGCGATGGAAAGCGGTGGACGCTCGTCTTCCTCGACGTGCCGCTGAAGGAGCTCGACCGGCGTATCGCGGAGCGCACCGCGAGGATGCTGTCTAGCGGCTTTGTCGACGAGGCGGAGCGCGTCGGCGAGGCCGCGGTGGCAGCCAGCGCGGTCGGTTACCCGGCGGCCTTTGCGTACCTGCGCGGCTGGAGCACGCTCGAAGAGCTGCGCGCCTCACTCGAACGTTCGACGCGGCAATACGCGCGCCGCCAGCGCACGTGGTTTCGCCGCGAGCCGGCCACGATCTGGTGCACGCCCGAGTCGCTCGCGACGATAGTACGGGAAAAACTGAAGTGGCGTGCAAATTGA
- the mutL gene encoding DNA mismatch repair endonuclease MutL, translating into MATIRELDSLTIGQIAAGEIIERPASVVKELVENAIDAEASRVLVNIERGGLDLIEVVDDGLGIAADQLPLAIARHATSKLRAATELESIATLGFRGEGLASIAAVSELELLSRETAAPIGARVEAAGEHVGPVEPAAAPAGTRVRLRSLFERVPVRREYLRSPSSEFNRISSWLSSFALAYPQTTFTLRHDGKDVWVMPASPEPLERLAMVFGAQNAKTLLPLRAESARMLDGELRGFVSAPGHDRPDRKMQLLFVNGRLVRSAPVAGAWTSGYSTFTMIGRHPYGVLFLDLPPDHVDPNVHPAKADVRLRYASQVFDAARSAIGATLREHARVRFAQQTASAPEGGFANAGLLGTGISLFARPVDGAEPGGGSGLAVLAQLHRTFILCSDGESLLLVDQHAAHERIAYETIVAAAAERRANQPLLVPQIVELDPVQSAALDRVAETLHEGGLEIEAFGERTYRIVATPGGYSSRAFDLAGFLDDLSEEPKQRDVRERVWASLACHSVTVAGERLDPAEMTVLVERLQACANPMHCPHGRPTMLRLGPDELARMFKRV; encoded by the coding sequence GTGGCAACGATACGCGAGCTCGATTCGCTGACGATCGGTCAGATCGCGGCGGGCGAGATCATCGAGCGCCCGGCCTCGGTCGTCAAGGAGCTTGTCGAGAATGCGATCGATGCGGAGGCGTCGCGCGTCCTGGTCAATATCGAGCGCGGCGGGCTCGATCTCATCGAAGTCGTCGACGACGGCTTGGGCATCGCCGCGGATCAGCTGCCCCTCGCAATTGCTCGCCATGCGACAAGCAAGCTGCGCGCCGCAACCGAATTAGAATCCATCGCGACGCTCGGATTTCGCGGCGAGGGCTTAGCCTCGATCGCCGCGGTCTCGGAGCTGGAGCTGCTCTCGCGCGAAACCGCGGCGCCGATCGGCGCGCGCGTGGAGGCGGCGGGCGAGCACGTCGGACCGGTCGAGCCGGCGGCAGCGCCGGCCGGCACCCGCGTACGCCTACGGTCCCTCTTCGAGCGCGTTCCGGTGCGGCGCGAGTACCTTCGCAGCCCGAGCAGCGAGTTCAACCGCATCTCGTCGTGGCTCTCGAGCTTCGCGCTGGCCTACCCGCAGACGACCTTCACGCTGCGACACGACGGGAAAGACGTCTGGGTAATGCCGGCGAGCCCGGAGCCGCTCGAGCGGCTCGCTATGGTCTTCGGAGCGCAGAACGCAAAGACGCTGCTGCCGCTGCGCGCCGAATCGGCGCGAATGCTCGACGGCGAGCTGCGCGGCTTCGTCAGCGCTCCGGGGCACGACCGCCCGGACCGGAAGATGCAGCTGCTCTTCGTCAACGGACGGCTGGTGCGCAGCGCGCCCGTCGCGGGCGCGTGGACGAGCGGCTACAGCACCTTCACGATGATCGGCCGACACCCGTACGGCGTGCTCTTCCTCGACCTGCCGCCGGATCACGTCGATCCCAACGTGCATCCGGCCAAAGCCGACGTACGCCTGCGCTATGCGTCTCAAGTTTTCGATGCCGCACGCAGTGCGATCGGCGCGACGCTGCGCGAGCACGCACGGGTACGATTCGCGCAGCAGACCGCGAGTGCCCCGGAGGGCGGCTTTGCGAACGCGGGGCTTTTGGGGACGGGGATTTCGTTGTTCGCCCGGCCGGTAGACGGCGCCGAGCCCGGCGGCGGAAGCGGACTCGCGGTGCTCGCACAGCTCCACCGCACATTCATCCTCTGCAGCGACGGCGAGAGTCTGCTGCTGGTCGACCAGCACGCCGCGCACGAGCGCATCGCTTACGAAACGATCGTCGCTGCGGCCGCAGAGCGCCGCGCTAATCAGCCGCTGCTCGTGCCGCAGATCGTCGAACTGGACCCGGTCCAGAGCGCCGCGCTGGACCGCGTTGCGGAAACGCTGCACGAAGGCGGCCTGGAGATCGAGGCCTTCGGCGAACGCACGTACCGCATCGTCGCGACGCCGGGCGGCTACTCGTCGCGGGCATTCGATCTCGCCGGATTCCTCGACGACTTGAGCGAGGAACCCAAGCAGCGCGACGTGCGCGAGCGCGTCTGGGCGTCGCTGGCGTGCCACAGCGTAACGGTCGCGGGGGAACGCCTCGATCCGGCGGAGATGACGGTGCTCGTCGAGCGCCTGCAGGCGTGCGCGAATCCCATGCACTGTCCGCACGGGCGTCCGACGATGCTGCGCTTGGGACCCGACGAGCTCGCCCGCATGTTCAAGCGTGTCTGA
- a CDS encoding Nramp family divalent metal transporter, with protein MTHSPARDTTVAPARRPTLWRTLIMFFSVVGPGLITANADNDVGGIFTYSSAGAQFGYSLLWLLVPVTIALVVVQEMCARMGAVTGKGLADLIRENFGVKVTFWCLLLFVLGDIGNTAAEFAGVASSAPILGGYLHIVNAEAFKIALVAGAAIFVFLTVTRGSAKVIERVFFAFCFVYIAYIVSAFVVHPNWGDVLHQSIFPHFVASKAYLLMTIAIIGTTISPWMQFYIQAAVVDKGVREDDYAYSRLDVVVGGIWTDVIAYFIIVSCAATIFVHNLHAVHPLAIKDVGDVAVALTPLAGKFAALLFALGLLNAAVFTASILPLSTAYYVCEAFGFERGVDHRFFEAPIFYSFYLVLIIIGAGTVIVPGAPLVAIIFYSQVLNGMLLPIVLVLMLLLINNKKLMGKWTNGPLFNVIAWTTAIVVGILTVISTAQSIFPSLGS; from the coding sequence ATGACTCACTCGCCGGCTCGCGATACCACCGTCGCGCCCGCCCGCCGTCCGACCCTGTGGCGAACGCTGATCATGTTCTTCTCCGTCGTTGGGCCGGGTCTGATCACGGCGAATGCCGACAACGACGTCGGCGGCATCTTCACCTACTCGTCCGCCGGAGCACAGTTCGGGTACTCCTTGCTCTGGCTGCTCGTACCGGTGACAATTGCACTCGTCGTCGTTCAGGAGATGTGTGCGCGCATGGGCGCCGTGACCGGCAAAGGCCTTGCCGATCTAATACGCGAGAACTTCGGCGTCAAGGTGACTTTTTGGTGCCTGCTGCTCTTCGTACTCGGCGACATCGGCAACACGGCCGCCGAGTTCGCCGGCGTTGCCTCCTCCGCGCCGATCCTCGGCGGCTACCTTCACATCGTCAATGCCGAGGCATTCAAAATCGCGCTGGTCGCCGGCGCCGCGATCTTCGTTTTTCTCACCGTGACCCGCGGCTCGGCCAAGGTGATCGAACGCGTCTTCTTCGCCTTTTGCTTCGTCTACATCGCATACATCGTCAGCGCGTTCGTCGTGCACCCGAACTGGGGCGACGTCCTCCACCAGAGCATCTTTCCGCACTTTGTCGCTTCGAAAGCCTACCTGCTGATGACCATCGCGATCATCGGCACGACGATCTCGCCCTGGATGCAGTTCTACATCCAAGCAGCCGTCGTCGATAAAGGCGTACGCGAGGACGACTACGCCTACTCGCGCCTCGATGTCGTCGTGGGTGGGATCTGGACCGACGTCATCGCCTACTTCATCATCGTCTCGTGCGCGGCCACGATCTTCGTCCATAATCTTCATGCAGTACATCCGCTCGCGATCAAGGACGTCGGCGACGTCGCCGTAGCCCTAACCCCGCTCGCCGGCAAATTCGCCGCATTGCTCTTCGCCCTCGGCTTGCTCAACGCGGCCGTCTTCACGGCCTCGATCCTCCCGCTATCGACCGCATATTACGTCTGCGAGGCCTTCGGCTTCGAGCGCGGAGTCGACCACCGCTTTTTTGAAGCGCCGATCTTCTACAGCTTCTACCTCGTGCTGATCATCATCGGCGCCGGCACCGTGATCGTTCCCGGCGCGCCGCTGGTGGCGATCATCTTCTACTCGCAGGTGCTCAACGGCATGCTGCTGCCGATCGTCCTGGTCTTAATGCTCTTACTGATCAACAACAAGAAGCTAATGGGCAAATGGACGAACGGCCCGCTCTTCAACGTCATCGCCTGGACGACCGCGATCGTCGTCGGTATTCTAACGGTTATCTCGACCGCGCAGTCGATCTTTCCATCGCTAGGAAGTTAG
- the mutS gene encoding DNA mismatch repair protein MutS — protein sequence MLEQYFGMKARHPEAILLSRVGDFYEAYGEDAETIARALQIALTSKEAGAGQRVAMAGVPHHALSGYLAKLVQQRFIVALAEQLEVPQPNRLVRRDVVRLVTPGTLIEEQLLDGKQNNYLAAVAIAGETFAIAYADVSTSYSAATAIAGENAYDELLAELARIAPAEILADVPGEMRVAIAAAVESAGARLATPGIGLVEVRERSSFPGFSLEESHAIHRALDALRGFVKRTGVSNGQRSLGEPELYRSQEFLVLDPATRKHLELTRAQGANPRATLLATLDLCATSMGSRMLTRWILAPLIEAATIAQRQAAVAALVEQHSRRESMREILRGVFDLERIAQKVRCRRATPRDLASLRRTLEMIGPLRGAAVAPIEPLLASVEDFAELRRDLELTLVDEPPAQIGDGGVVRPEADPELAECVALRSDARSRLSALEQRERERTGIKGLKVKYASTFGYAIELAKSYAGSVPPDYVRKQTLTTGERYITPELKELELAISTAQTRQERLERQLFDALVERVAAAADALSCAASAIAQVDALVALAQCAAERGYVRPAFVEESVVAIEEGRHPVMEMLLSASFVPNDLQLRVDEHRFILLTGPNMGGKSTYLRQAGLLTIMAQIGSFVPAKRMKLGAVDRIFTRIGAGDDLASGQSTFYMEMAEAANILRRSTSRSLLLIDEVGRGTGTLDGLAIAQAICEFLLGLENQAPLALFATHFHELCSLADHWSVVANYHITAVENTARGGAPVFSHRVQPGSSSRSFGIEVARMAGLPDAVIERAAEIADALSGDPDIETRVPLRKRMPKRPAPERQLTFL from the coding sequence ATGCTCGAGCAGTACTTCGGGATGAAAGCGAGGCATCCGGAAGCGATCCTGCTCTCCCGCGTCGGGGACTTCTACGAAGCCTACGGTGAAGACGCGGAGACGATCGCCCGAGCGCTGCAGATCGCGCTCACGAGCAAAGAGGCCGGTGCAGGCCAGCGCGTCGCGATGGCGGGCGTGCCGCATCACGCCCTGAGCGGCTATCTAGCAAAGCTCGTGCAGCAGCGCTTCATCGTCGCGCTCGCGGAGCAGCTCGAGGTGCCGCAGCCGAACCGGCTGGTGCGCCGCGACGTCGTTCGTCTCGTGACGCCCGGGACGCTGATCGAAGAGCAGCTGCTCGACGGCAAGCAGAACAACTATCTTGCCGCGGTTGCGATTGCGGGGGAAACGTTTGCGATCGCCTATGCGGATGTTTCGACGAGCTACTCGGCGGCGACCGCGATCGCGGGCGAGAACGCGTACGACGAACTGCTCGCCGAGCTGGCGCGGATCGCGCCGGCCGAGATTCTGGCGGATGTTCCCGGCGAGATGCGCGTTGCGATCGCGGCTGCGGTGGAGAGCGCCGGCGCGCGGCTGGCTACGCCCGGAATCGGCCTCGTCGAGGTGCGCGAGCGTTCGAGTTTCCCGGGTTTTTCGCTCGAAGAGTCGCATGCGATCCATCGCGCGCTCGACGCGCTCCGAGGCTTCGTCAAGCGCACGGGCGTCAGCAACGGGCAACGCAGCCTCGGCGAGCCGGAGCTCTATCGGAGTCAGGAGTTTCTCGTCCTCGATCCCGCCACGCGAAAGCACCTCGAGCTGACGCGCGCGCAGGGCGCCAACCCGCGCGCGACGCTGCTGGCAACGCTCGACCTCTGCGCGACCTCGATGGGATCGCGCATGCTGACCCGCTGGATTCTCGCGCCGCTGATCGAAGCCGCCACGATCGCGCAGCGTCAAGCGGCGGTCGCGGCGCTCGTCGAGCAGCACTCGCGGCGCGAATCGATGCGGGAGATCCTGCGCGGGGTCTTCGATCTCGAACGCATCGCGCAAAAAGTCCGCTGCCGGCGCGCGACGCCACGCGACCTGGCGTCGCTGCGGCGAACCCTCGAGATGATCGGGCCCCTGCGCGGTGCGGCGGTTGCGCCGATCGAACCACTGCTGGCGAGCGTGGAGGACTTTGCCGAGTTGCGGCGCGATCTTGAGCTCACGCTCGTCGACGAGCCGCCCGCGCAGATCGGTGACGGGGGCGTGGTGCGGCCTGAGGCCGATCCCGAGCTTGCCGAGTGCGTCGCGCTGCGTTCCGACGCCCGCTCGCGACTCTCCGCACTCGAACAGCGGGAGCGGGAACGCACCGGCATCAAGGGCCTCAAGGTCAAGTATGCGAGTACGTTCGGCTACGCGATCGAACTCGCGAAGAGTTACGCCGGCTCCGTACCCCCGGACTACGTTCGAAAGCAGACGCTGACGACCGGCGAGCGCTACATCACGCCGGAGCTCAAGGAACTGGAGCTTGCGATTTCGACCGCGCAAACGCGCCAAGAGCGGCTCGAGCGGCAGCTCTTCGACGCGCTCGTCGAGCGTGTTGCGGCGGCCGCGGACGCGCTTTCGTGCGCCGCGTCTGCGATCGCGCAGGTAGACGCGCTCGTCGCGCTGGCCCAGTGCGCCGCCGAGCGAGGGTACGTGCGGCCGGCCTTCGTCGAAGAGAGTGTCGTCGCGATCGAAGAGGGGCGTCATCCGGTGATGGAGATGCTCCTGAGCGCGAGCTTCGTTCCCAACGATCTGCAGCTGCGCGTCGACGAGCATCGCTTCATCTTGCTTACCGGGCCGAACATGGGCGGCAAGTCGACCTACTTGCGTCAAGCCGGCCTCCTGACCATCATGGCGCAGATCGGTTCGTTCGTTCCCGCCAAGCGCATGAAGCTCGGTGCCGTCGACCGGATCTTTACGCGTATCGGGGCCGGCGACGACCTCGCCTCGGGGCAGTCAACCTTTTACATGGAAATGGCCGAGGCGGCGAACATCCTGCGGCGCAGCACGTCGCGCTCGCTGCTGCTGATCGACGAGGTGGGGCGCGGCACGGGGACGCTCGACGGCCTAGCGATCGCGCAAGCGATTTGCGAATTCTTGCTGGGCTTGGAGAACCAGGCGCCGCTGGCCCTCTTTGCGACCCACTTCCACGAGTTGTGCTCGCTTGCCGATCATTGGAGCGTCGTCGCGAACTATCACATAACCGCGGTGGAAAACACCGCGCGCGGTGGAGCGCCGGTCTTCTCGCATCGCGTCCAGCCCGGAAGCTCCTCGCGCTCGTTCGGCATCGAAGTTGCGCGCATGGCCGGCTTGCCGGATGCAGTGATCGAGCGCGCCGCGGAGATCGCCGACGCACTCTCCGGCGACCCCGATATCGAGACACGCGTGCCGTTGCGCAAGCGGATGCCCAAGCGTCCCGCCCCCGAACGGCAACTGACCTTTTTGTGA
- the miaB gene encoding tRNA (N6-isopentenyl adenosine(37)-C2)-methylthiotransferase MiaB — MPRIYIETFGCQMNEADSRHIAERAVAAGYSVATAPEQANVVVLNTCTVRDNAERRAYGRMNHLNALKRVDPNLRLVVTGCLAEQDRDRMKRLAPHVDAIFGTRELSELGDQLAAWQPSFDDVDFSDDRVLLAPLGGTADGVTGAYTHLRAQVTVQRGCSYYCTFCIVPHVRGRFDHRPASDIIDETRGRVAQGAREIVLVGQTVNAWKDPATGEDFGDLCRRLVEVTGIERLSFISPHPKDFTEKILDDLAAIPQLNPRIHLPLQSGSNAMLRRMNRKYTLERFDEIVAGIRRRVPECAITTDLIVGFPGESEDDFAATLAYVKGGVFANAFTFIYSIRRGTPAAHWPQVPKEIALERFGRLLEAQNDVTRAYHERRTGTTVRALIVGDSKKDANKVTAKALDNVTIVAPKPADYPYEGTPWLDVVVESAHVWGCAGSIAGRAARWSDPALPVRRPVLDLVATPR, encoded by the coding sequence GTGCCCAGGATCTATATCGAGACCTTCGGCTGCCAGATGAATGAGGCCGACTCTCGCCACATCGCCGAACGCGCCGTCGCCGCCGGCTACAGCGTCGCGACCGCGCCGGAGCAGGCCAACGTCGTCGTTCTCAACACCTGCACGGTTCGCGATAACGCCGAACGCCGTGCGTACGGGCGCATGAATCATCTCAACGCGCTCAAGCGTGTCGACCCGAACCTGCGGCTGGTGGTCACCGGATGTTTGGCCGAGCAGGACCGCGACCGAATGAAGCGGCTTGCCCCGCACGTCGACGCGATCTTCGGTACCCGGGAGCTGAGCGAGCTCGGCGATCAGCTGGCTGCCTGGCAACCGAGTTTCGACGACGTCGATTTCAGCGACGATCGCGTCTTACTCGCGCCGCTCGGCGGCACGGCCGACGGCGTCACGGGCGCGTACACGCATCTGCGCGCGCAGGTGACGGTGCAGCGCGGCTGCTCGTACTACTGCACGTTCTGCATCGTTCCGCACGTGCGTGGCCGCTTCGACCATCGGCCGGCCTCCGATATCATCGATGAGACGCGCGGCCGCGTCGCGCAGGGCGCGCGCGAGATCGTGCTCGTCGGGCAAACGGTCAACGCGTGGAAGGATCCGGCGACGGGCGAGGACTTCGGCGACCTCTGCCGCCGGCTCGTCGAAGTGACCGGCATCGAGCGGCTGAGCTTCATCTCGCCGCACCCCAAAGACTTCACCGAGAAAATACTCGACGACCTGGCCGCGATACCGCAGCTCAATCCGCGGATTCATCTGCCGCTGCAATCGGGCAGCAACGCGATGCTGCGGCGAATGAACCGCAAGTATACGCTGGAGCGTTTCGACGAGATCGTCGCGGGCATCCGCCGGCGCGTGCCGGAGTGCGCGATAACGACCGACCTTATCGTCGGTTTTCCCGGCGAGAGCGAGGACGATTTCGCCGCGACCCTCGCGTACGTGAAAGGCGGCGTCTTTGCCAACGCGTTCACCTTCATCTACTCGATTCGGCGCGGAACGCCGGCAGCACACTGGCCGCAGGTGCCAAAAGAGATCGCGCTCGAACGTTTTGGGCGGCTGCTGGAAGCACAAAACGACGTCACCCGTGCTTATCACGAACGCCGCACCGGCACGACGGTGCGCGCGCTGATCGTCGGCGATTCGAAGAAAGACGCCAATAAGGTGACCGCCAAAGCGCTCGATAACGTCACGATCGTCGCGCCCAAACCAGCGGATTACCCGTACGAAGGGACGCCGTGGCTCGACGTTGTCGTCGAAAGCGCGCACGTGTGGGGCTGCGCTGGCTCAATCGCCGGACGCGCGGCGCGCTGGAGCGATCCCGCGCTGCCCGTGAGGCGCCCAGTGCTCGACCTGGTGGCGACGCCGAGGTGA
- the plsY gene encoding glycerol-3-phosphate 1-O-acyltransferase PlsY codes for MSDIGLSDSAAYGLLAILIAVAIATFIGAFLIGSIPFGYLIGKAYFRTDIRAQGSGNIGAMNALRTLGTGGAVAVLLLDALKGFAPTLFALWLFRGHLDFDPLPPGQEILASLVAAGAVLGHCYSPWLRFRGGKGVATSFGAIFALSWPAGLVAVGGWLAGAAITRYSSVGSMLGSILAPFALWFFSRSLPETAYGVFAALLILWKHRENIERLRAGKEGAIRFSKP; via the coding sequence ATGAGCGATATCGGCCTCTCGGATTCGGCCGCCTACGGGCTGCTGGCGATCCTGATCGCGGTTGCGATCGCGACGTTTATCGGTGCTTTTTTGATCGGCTCGATTCCGTTCGGCTACTTGATCGGGAAGGCGTATTTCCGGACCGACATCCGCGCGCAGGGCTCCGGCAACATCGGCGCGATGAACGCGTTGCGCACCCTCGGGACGGGCGGCGCCGTTGCCGTGCTGCTCCTCGACGCACTCAAAGGATTCGCTCCGACGCTGTTTGCGCTCTGGCTCTTCCGCGGGCACTTGGATTTCGACCCGCTGCCCCCCGGGCAGGAGATTCTTGCCTCACTCGTCGCGGCCGGAGCGGTCTTAGGGCACTGCTACTCTCCCTGGCTGCGCTTTCGGGGAGGTAAGGGGGTGGCGACCTCCTTTGGTGCGATCTTCGCGCTCTCGTGGCCGGCCGGGCTCGTCGCGGTCGGCGGCTGGCTCGCCGGTGCGGCGATCACGCGTTACTCATCGGTCGGTTCGATGCTGGGCAGCATCCTGGCGCCCTTTGCGCTGTGGTTCTTCAGCCGCTCCCTTCCGGAGACGGCCTACGGCGTCTTCGCCGCGCTTCTCATCCTTTGGAAGCATCGGGAAAACATCGAACGCTTGCGTGCGGGAAAGGAAGGCGCGATTCGGTTTTCCAAGCCCTAG
- the efp gene encoding elongation factor P, translating to MISSNDLRNGVTISVDGQLWTVIEFLHVKPGKGSAFVRTRLKNVKTGTTLERTFRAGEKLERAVVDNRQMQMLYNDADGYHFMDQENFENVTLQRDLIGDPADFLKDGMVVDMQFHESSPIGVDLPAHVELKIVETDPGFKGDTAQNATKPAKLETGATVNVPLFVEAGDVIRIDTRDRRYIGRSS from the coding sequence ATGATTTCGTCAAACGATCTTCGCAACGGCGTCACGATCAGCGTGGACGGCCAGCTGTGGACCGTCATCGAGTTCCTCCACGTCAAGCCCGGCAAGGGCTCCGCTTTCGTTCGGACCCGCTTGAAGAACGTTAAAACCGGCACGACGCTGGAACGTACCTTTCGCGCGGGCGAAAAGCTCGAACGCGCCGTCGTCGACAACCGGCAGATGCAGATGCTCTACAACGATGCCGACGGCTATCACTTCATGGATCAAGAGAATTTCGAGAACGTCACGCTGCAGCGCGACCTGATCGGCGACCCGGCCGACTTTTTGAAGGACGGCATGGTCGTGGACATGCAGTTTCACGAATCATCCCCAATCGGCGTCGACCTTCCGGCGCACGTCGAGTTGAAGATCGTCGAAACCGACCCGGGCTTCAAGGGCGATACCGCGCAGAACGCTACCAAGCCCGCCAAGCTGGAAACCGGCGCGACGGTCAACGTCCCACTCTTCGTCGAGGCCGGAGACGTCATTCGCATCGACACGCGCGACCGTCGCTACATCGGCCGCTCGAGCTAG
- a CDS encoding sulfite exporter TauE/SafE family protein, whose protein sequence is MRFSLELFGAAFLASTFGSMVGLGGGFVLVPILRLFLGFAPADAAGTSLVLIVANSASGAFTYLLQRRVHLKIGWLIAAGGLPGSILGAIASVHISARLFDTILAILLVGVAIDMFWNAERRIAGRPEHHRVSAIKGMSYRAALGLGFVVGIFSSLFGLGGGIVLVPTFLYFSELPAHAISATSHFAILLTSPVGLVVHIAQHDIVGRDVIPLVAGGLLGGPVGARLSLRLKSPQLLIVVAVALVTAALTLIWRQL, encoded by the coding sequence CTGCGCTTTTCCCTCGAGCTCTTCGGTGCGGCGTTCTTAGCCAGCACGTTCGGCTCGATGGTTGGCCTGGGCGGAGGGTTCGTCCTCGTTCCGATCCTCCGTCTCTTTTTGGGGTTCGCGCCGGCCGACGCCGCCGGCACCTCGCTCGTGCTCATCGTCGCCAATAGCGCCAGCGGCGCCTTTACGTATCTGCTGCAGCGGAGGGTTCACCTCAAGATCGGATGGCTGATCGCCGCCGGCGGTTTACCGGGCAGCATCCTGGGCGCGATCGCGTCGGTTCATATCTCGGCGCGCCTCTTCGATACGATTCTCGCAATCCTGCTCGTCGGCGTCGCGATCGATATGTTCTGGAACGCGGAGCGGAGAATTGCGGGACGTCCCGAGCACCATCGCGTCTCCGCGATCAAAGGCATGTCCTACCGCGCCGCCCTCGGCTTGGGATTCGTCGTCGGCATCTTTTCCAGCCTCTTCGGGCTCGGCGGCGGCATCGTTTTGGTGCCGACGTTTCTCTATTTCTCCGAGTTACCCGCGCACGCGATTAGCGCGACCTCGCACTTTGCGATCCTGCTCACGTCACCCGTCGGCCTGGTGGTCCATATCGCTCAGCACGACATCGTCGGGCGCGACGTCATTCCGCTGGTTGCGGGCGGACTGCTGGGCGGGCCGGTAGGAGCGCGTCTCTCGCTGCGCCTGAAATCGCCGCAGCTGCTGATCGTCGTCGCCGTCGCGCTGGTTACGGCGGCACTAACGCTGATCTGGCGGCAGCTCTAA